One window of the Leucobacter komagatae genome contains the following:
- a CDS encoding SpaA isopeptide-forming pilin-related protein, producing MTKSRFRLLLTSLFTVAILAMGLFTAPTLAAWAENDLPADTIEAVPDEAATDETGPTPDEQAPSQPDGAEPDDAPADDPAGDTPGLVEDPQNMPVEVSPFVLPETATGQTIPEGAVIVDFGGNGTFGRTYANQLRPYGFVQDLLLNYQVPVLWVIADDKAADADVDFTATTERIKPAGTTETRTYSTGAFIIMPEYVPFIQNAINQWGAGVDSKGKPTDGVVFDRVTEGFTAPVYGEVQSWPKTALDAKNGSIAGAYYTNAGIGFNKSSTKPAELDPRKPYFKEPSELTSCDDLYVMPHADPAVATHSNLLNFNEQGGYIWAGCHAVSVLENMQGTAGGITYPLGSFSFLTTNGMVPYGNHDDGSVPYETTTQRSDPIMQFWGTTDGSSQNGSEQIYLPSLTSQWRDTSRVLTWDPDQKNILPGKDQRSLGPAAQMVYGRGFGDPTNGMVMYQGGHDLTRSGTTAEKTAAQRAFFNFNLMTGIDRGPKVQAAADKTTVAAGQTVQLTADASGGEPAYRYQWTSSCGGSFDKATAQNPVFTAPTGADPVDCLLKVQVLDSCDRFAVDAVLLAVEAEKSTLTASKSVDVGETTPVIAGQTLTYTLTFSKVGNPAAHIDYVDNLAGVVDDAVIDQDSLVLSPPLQGNATATFNAAGDQLHVEGTLPQAVNTGTVTFTVTVKPDGERGDSNLGNFLVPAGQNPPTDCPAASTTCTANPVHSWTMEKAADPETGAEVSPGQEITYRVTAESVKGAIHAVILTDDLSDVLAYAEFVPGSAEVSLNGGTPEPMPDPAGTTLESDPVEVPPGGRAVLSYRVIVKDDAGFVTLTNRAHGIATHTVKPGDPASPTLPFPPMACTAEHPCSTTHAVLAGIFIEKWGTPEGAGDAGPIDGSAFEIRTDDNGAPADADPDAPILVTPVAGETGRFATSSLRPGDTYWLIETKAPAGHSLLAQPVAFTLDSQGAVTIHQSVLNPQATVVGNAADTIRVTDIAAIPLPLAGGLGVNLLVFGLLLAGAAGAVAWVIRRQLVPRTGPAE from the coding sequence ATGACTAAGTCACGATTTCGCCTACTCCTGACCTCATTGTTCACGGTCGCGATCCTCGCGATGGGCCTGTTCACGGCGCCTACGCTCGCTGCCTGGGCCGAGAACGATCTCCCCGCCGACACGATCGAGGCTGTGCCGGACGAGGCCGCAACCGACGAAACCGGCCCGACCCCAGATGAGCAGGCGCCGAGCCAGCCCGATGGTGCGGAACCGGACGATGCGCCCGCCGATGACCCTGCCGGTGATACCCCAGGCCTTGTCGAAGATCCCCAGAACATGCCGGTCGAGGTGAGCCCGTTTGTACTGCCGGAGACCGCAACCGGACAGACGATTCCGGAGGGCGCGGTGATCGTCGACTTCGGAGGCAACGGCACTTTCGGCCGCACCTACGCGAACCAGCTCCGCCCGTACGGGTTCGTGCAGGATCTGCTGCTGAACTATCAGGTGCCGGTGCTGTGGGTCATCGCCGACGATAAAGCGGCAGATGCGGATGTCGACTTCACCGCGACGACCGAGCGGATCAAGCCCGCAGGCACCACCGAGACCCGCACGTACTCCACGGGCGCGTTCATCATCATGCCCGAGTATGTTCCGTTCATTCAGAACGCGATCAACCAGTGGGGCGCCGGGGTGGACAGCAAAGGCAAACCCACTGACGGAGTCGTGTTCGACCGGGTGACCGAGGGCTTCACCGCCCCGGTATACGGCGAAGTTCAGTCCTGGCCGAAGACCGCTCTCGATGCGAAGAACGGCTCGATCGCCGGCGCCTACTACACGAACGCAGGCATCGGCTTCAACAAGTCAAGCACCAAGCCGGCTGAACTTGATCCTCGCAAACCGTACTTCAAGGAGCCGAGCGAGCTCACCTCCTGCGACGACCTCTACGTGATGCCGCACGCCGACCCTGCGGTTGCCACGCACAGCAATCTGCTCAACTTCAACGAGCAGGGCGGCTACATCTGGGCCGGCTGCCACGCCGTGAGCGTACTCGAGAACATGCAGGGCACCGCGGGAGGCATCACCTACCCGCTGGGCAGCTTCTCCTTCCTGACCACCAACGGCATGGTGCCCTACGGCAACCACGATGACGGATCCGTGCCGTACGAGACGACCACCCAGCGCAGCGATCCCATCATGCAGTTCTGGGGCACCACCGACGGCTCGTCGCAGAACGGCTCCGAGCAGATCTACCTCCCCTCGCTCACCAGCCAGTGGCGGGACACCTCCCGCGTCCTGACCTGGGATCCCGACCAGAAGAACATCCTGCCCGGTAAGGATCAGAGGTCGCTCGGCCCGGCCGCGCAGATGGTATACGGGCGCGGCTTCGGCGATCCGACGAACGGCATGGTCATGTACCAGGGCGGTCACGACCTGACCCGCTCCGGGACAACCGCCGAGAAAACGGCCGCGCAGCGCGCCTTCTTCAACTTCAACCTGATGACCGGCATCGACCGCGGCCCGAAGGTGCAGGCCGCCGCAGACAAGACCACCGTCGCCGCCGGGCAGACCGTGCAGCTCACGGCTGACGCCTCGGGCGGGGAGCCCGCCTACCGCTACCAGTGGACGTCGAGCTGCGGCGGGTCGTTCGACAAAGCGACCGCGCAGAACCCGGTGTTTACGGCACCGACCGGGGCCGATCCGGTGGACTGTCTGTTGAAGGTGCAGGTGCTCGACTCCTGCGACCGATTCGCGGTCGATGCGGTTCTGCTGGCGGTCGAGGCTGAGAAGTCCACGCTCACCGCGTCCAAGAGCGTCGATGTCGGCGAGACCACCCCGGTCATCGCGGGGCAGACTCTCACCTACACGCTGACCTTCTCCAAGGTCGGCAACCCCGCGGCGCACATCGACTATGTCGACAACCTCGCCGGCGTCGTCGATGATGCGGTCATCGATCAGGACTCGCTGGTGCTGTCCCCGCCGTTGCAGGGCAACGCGACCGCGACGTTCAACGCCGCCGGCGATCAGCTCCACGTCGAAGGCACCCTGCCGCAGGCGGTCAACACGGGCACGGTCACGTTCACCGTCACAGTGAAGCCGGACGGCGAGCGCGGCGATTCGAACCTCGGCAACTTCCTGGTTCCGGCAGGGCAGAACCCGCCGACGGACTGCCCTGCCGCGAGCACGACGTGCACGGCGAACCCTGTCCACTCCTGGACGATGGAGAAGGCCGCCGACCCCGAAACGGGTGCCGAAGTCTCGCCGGGCCAGGAGATCACCTACCGGGTGACGGCCGAGAGCGTGAAGGGCGCGATCCACGCGGTGATCCTCACTGACGACCTGAGCGACGTGCTCGCCTACGCCGAGTTCGTGCCGGGCTCCGCGGAGGTGTCCCTCAACGGCGGAACTCCGGAGCCGATGCCCGATCCGGCCGGTACCACCCTGGAATCCGACCCTGTCGAGGTGCCCCCGGGCGGGCGGGCGGTGCTCAGCTACCGAGTGATTGTGAAGGACGATGCGGGATTCGTGACGCTCACGAACCGCGCCCACGGTATCGCGACGCACACCGTGAAGCCGGGCGACCCCGCGTCGCCGACGCTCCCGTTCCCGCCGATGGCGTGCACGGCGGAGCATCCCTGCAGCACCACCCATGCGGTGCTCGCCGGAATCTTCATCGAAAAATGGGGCACGCCCGAGGGTGCCGGTGACGCCGGCCCGATCGACGGCTCGGCGTTCGAGATCCGCACCGATGACAACGGGGCGCCAGCCGACGCCGATCCGGATGCGCCGATCCTCGTGACCCCGGTCGCCGGGGAGACCGGCAGGTTCGCTACCTCCTCGCTGCGTCCCGGTGACACGTACTGGCTGATCGAGACGAAGGCTCCTGCCGGGCACAGCCTCCTGGCGCAGCCGGTCGCGTTCACGCTCGACTCGCAGGGTGCAGTGACGATCCACCAGAGCGTCCTCAACCCGCAGGCCACGGTCGTCGGAAACGCCGCCGACACGATCCGCGTGACCGACATCGCCGCGATCCCGCTGCCGCTCGCGGGCGGCCTGGGCGTGAACCTGCTGGTGTTCGGGCTGCTGCTCGCCGGCGCTGCGGGCGCGGTGGCCTGGGTGATTCGACGCCAGCTCGTGCCCCGTACGGGGCCGGCGGAATGA
- a CDS encoding helix-turn-helix domain-containing protein encodes MVWNEERARQLGETVRRLRRERRLSQETLAFQSGITKNQVQLIEAGKASGRADTTSPSNPRLSTLTGLANTLGMDTSELLAQAGM; translated from the coding sequence GTGGTTTGGAACGAGGAACGTGCACGGCAGTTAGGTGAGACGGTGCGGCGGCTGCGCAGGGAGCGTCGCCTCTCGCAGGAAACGCTCGCGTTTCAGTCAGGGATAACGAAGAACCAGGTGCAACTGATCGAAGCGGGAAAGGCGTCCGGTCGAGCCGATACGACGTCGCCTTCCAATCCGCGGTTATCCACGCTCACGGGCCTGGCCAACACGCTTGGAATGGATACCTCTGAGCTACTTGCGCAAGCCGGCATGTAG
- a CDS encoding DNA cytosine methyltransferase → MTIRRRGTCGPGSPITGVPLREEPASHSGPAPLRVGSLFSGYGGLDLAVEHVFRAQTIWFSEISPVQHVFARHWPDAPNLGDITAVEWAEVEPVDILCGGFPCQDVSTVGKMAGLAPGTRSGLWAYMAEAIDQLRPEFVVIENVRGLLSASAIRATPERGNRATPEPATLRDLEPGFWGVGDDAARPLRAAGAVLGDLADIGYDAQWIGLPASAIGAPHPRFRVFILAHAPVPHPARLRRRAGRGEPGPGASSSGYDRVVSSGDRSGIAWPGRLAEMESRIGHVVDPHQRHVQRWGKYATAIARWEHIVDAPAPNPAMIPEGAGIRPAPDFVEWLMGIEAGWVTGPALGLTANQQLTALGNGVLPLHAICALRALRQWSDVGEPRAVPDHRPDS, encoded by the coding sequence GTGACCATCCGGCGGCGCGGAACGTGCGGGCCGGGATCGCCGATCACGGGAGTTCCCTTGCGAGAAGAGCCTGCGTCACATTCCGGCCCTGCGCCGCTGCGCGTCGGGTCTCTGTTCTCTGGCTACGGCGGCCTCGACCTTGCCGTCGAACACGTCTTCCGGGCGCAGACGATCTGGTTCTCGGAGATCAGCCCGGTGCAGCACGTGTTCGCTCGCCACTGGCCGGACGCCCCGAACCTCGGCGACATCACCGCGGTCGAGTGGGCGGAGGTCGAGCCCGTGGACATCCTCTGCGGCGGGTTCCCCTGCCAGGATGTCTCGACCGTCGGGAAGATGGCCGGCCTTGCTCCTGGCACTCGATCCGGGCTCTGGGCGTACATGGCCGAAGCAATCGACCAGCTTCGCCCCGAGTTCGTCGTCATCGAGAACGTGCGCGGTCTGCTCTCCGCATCCGCGATCCGTGCAACCCCTGAGAGAGGAAATCGTGCAACCCCTGAACCTGCAACCCTTCGCGATCTGGAACCCGGCTTCTGGGGTGTGGGAGACGACGCAGCTCGACCTCTCCGGGCGGCCGGCGCCGTTCTCGGAGACCTGGCCGACATCGGGTATGACGCGCAATGGATCGGCCTACCCGCTTCCGCCATCGGCGCTCCGCACCCGAGGTTCCGCGTCTTCATCCTCGCGCACGCCCCTGTTCCGCACCCCGCTCGCCTCCGACGCCGCGCGGGGAGGGGAGAACCTGGACCAGGTGCGAGCTCGTCGGGGTACGATCGCGTTGTCTCATCAGGTGATCGATCTGGCATTGCATGGCCCGGGAGGCTCGCCGAGATGGAGAGCAGAATCGGACATGTTGTGGACCCTCATCAACGGCATGTTCAGCGATGGGGAAAGTACGCTACAGCGATCGCCAGATGGGAGCACATCGTAGATGCCCCAGCCCCGAACCCGGCAATGATTCCCGAAGGGGCCGGTATACGACCAGCACCAGATTTCGTTGAGTGGCTGATGGGTATTGAAGCCGGCTGGGTGACAGGTCCGGCACTGGGATTGACGGCGAACCAGCAACTCACCGCGCTTGGCAATGGAGTTCTTCCACTGCATGCGATCTGCGCGCTCCGAGCACTGCGTCAATGGTCAGACGTCGGGGAGCCGCGAGCTGTACCGGATCATCGTCCCGATTCTTGA
- a CDS encoding DUF2627 family protein — MNAKWSLVTGIATLLALLLSVLFFVATQSITGRDWIVLVIGTLVGAGGAAFIATFIFHSDSRTAKKNAAAAEALAATEAKKQREQKETELMRLIPNRRDHLEALHEQKLELEVEISNSQGYEAIGVVQAQDAARHGFTDIALENQTAAKSWKLNYQARTAQLARIEEEIARVEALSDAEWKAEQAQHRLVTSEDFPSAS; from the coding sequence GTGAATGCGAAGTGGTCATTGGTGACAGGTATCGCGACATTGCTCGCACTTTTGCTGTCCGTGCTCTTCTTCGTTGCGACCCAGAGCATCACGGGCCGAGATTGGATCGTGCTCGTGATCGGGACACTCGTCGGTGCTGGTGGAGCTGCCTTCATCGCGACGTTCATCTTTCACAGCGACAGCCGCACGGCGAAGAAGAACGCCGCTGCAGCCGAAGCGCTCGCCGCCACAGAAGCGAAGAAACAACGCGAGCAGAAAGAAACGGAGCTGATGCGGCTGATTCCGAATCGCCGCGATCACCTTGAAGCACTACACGAGCAGAAGCTTGAGTTGGAAGTCGAGATCTCGAACTCGCAAGGTTACGAGGCCATCGGAGTGGTACAAGCCCAGGATGCCGCGAGACACGGATTCACCGATATAGCCCTCGAGAACCAGACTGCCGCCAAAAGTTGGAAACTTAACTACCAGGCCCGCACGGCGCAATTAGCACGGATCGAGGAAGAGATAGCCCGTGTCGAGGCGCTATCGGACGCGGAATGGAAAGCCGAACAAGCTCAGCACCGCTTGGTCACCTCCGAGGACTTTCCTTCGGCTTCCTGA
- a CDS encoding UvrD-helicase domain-containing protein, with amino-acid sequence MPSRTNTAIIAAAGSRKTQFIVENALADPSERALIVTYTNENQRQITRRIEQLAGGVIPKHITVTGWFSFLINQCIRPYQNAVTHEVGYLRSLNFIGKRPEYIKKTQLGYFFDKNHDLYRDTVADLAVIVNRQSGGKVIKRLHACFDHIYIDEVQDMVAFDLDVLDLLLKSDISVTMVGDPRQHIYSTSGGTRNKKYRGRGLLDWLNERSNICQIETRTETYRSNQQICDFADALFPTLPATSSHNIDITGHDGVFIIDRAEVAEYAATYHPQVLRHDKRTNTENLGGLNIGNAKGSTYDRVLIFPASTAIKYYDGKIPLDDFKGADRLYVAITRARFSATLVR; translated from the coding sequence ATGCCGTCGCGAACTAACACCGCTATCATCGCGGCGGCAGGATCACGCAAGACGCAGTTCATTGTCGAAAACGCTCTGGCGGACCCTAGCGAACGCGCACTGATTGTCACCTACACCAACGAGAATCAACGACAGATCACCCGAAGAATCGAACAGCTCGCTGGGGGTGTCATCCCGAAACATATCACCGTTACCGGATGGTTCTCATTCTTGATCAATCAGTGCATTAGGCCGTATCAAAACGCGGTAACCCACGAGGTCGGGTATCTCCGCTCTCTCAACTTCATCGGTAAACGCCCTGAGTACATCAAGAAAACGCAGTTGGGCTACTTCTTCGACAAGAATCACGACCTATATCGCGACACCGTGGCTGACCTCGCGGTGATCGTTAACAGGCAAAGTGGCGGCAAAGTAATCAAGAGACTCCATGCCTGCTTCGATCACATCTATATCGATGAGGTTCAGGACATGGTCGCTTTTGATTTAGATGTCCTGGACCTTCTGCTCAAATCAGACATATCCGTAACGATGGTTGGAGACCCACGTCAACATATCTACTCCACGAGCGGAGGCACTAGAAACAAGAAGTATCGAGGCCGTGGATTGCTAGATTGGCTCAACGAGCGCAGCAATATCTGTCAGATCGAGACCCGCACGGAGACCTATCGCTCAAACCAGCAAATCTGCGACTTTGCAGACGCGCTTTTCCCAACTCTTCCAGCGACCAGTTCGCACAATATAGATATCACTGGACACGACGGCGTATTCATCATAGATAGAGCCGAGGTAGCTGAGTACGCCGCAACCTACCATCCACAGGTGTTAAGGCACGATAAGCGAACCAATACGGAAAACCTGGGAGGGCTAAATATAGGGAATGCTAAAGGTTCCACCTACGATCGGGTGCTCATATTTCCTGCGTCAACGGCAATCAAGTATTACGACGGAAAGATACCTCTGGACGATTTCAAGGGCGCAGATCGTCTGTATGTGGCCATCACGCGCGCTCGTTTCAGCGCCACGCTGGTGAGATGA
- a CDS encoding YibE/F family protein yields MAAHNHLPDGTTFERGHIVGAPEDCTLPPNPAALADPASVEQRTTTACLFIQVELATGPDAGRIVDVLAQGPMATSGLQEGDRVELVAFPEYQPQGAQVASHEVVNNYGLSGIIRGWPLLVLAAVFVGVIVAVGRLRGALALAALGVSAGVLLAFMLPALITGRPGILVGIVGASAIMFVTLYFVHGLSYRTTSALVGTLGGVLIIAGVSILAIHITRLSGVDEEGSILLTKVSGEIDFRALLTCAIIVASLGILNDVTITQASSVWELRAAAPHLKRRDVYASAMRIGRDHIASTVYTVFFAYTGAALSVLMVMYLHNRPLQSLLTIDTLAIEIVHTLCGGIGLVLAVPITTAVAALFIPAATAEASTPAKTMHHGNEKVGDRN; encoded by the coding sequence GTGGCTGCACACAATCATCTTCCCGATGGGACGACCTTCGAACGTGGACATATTGTCGGCGCGCCTGAGGATTGCACCCTCCCGCCAAACCCGGCGGCCTTGGCCGACCCCGCGAGCGTTGAGCAGCGCACCACCACAGCATGCCTCTTCATCCAGGTCGAGCTTGCCACGGGCCCGGATGCCGGTCGGATCGTTGACGTGCTCGCGCAGGGCCCGATGGCAACCTCCGGGCTACAGGAAGGCGATCGCGTCGAACTCGTCGCATTCCCCGAATATCAGCCCCAGGGCGCCCAGGTAGCGTCTCATGAGGTGGTGAACAACTATGGCCTGTCGGGCATCATCCGAGGTTGGCCGCTGCTCGTTCTCGCTGCCGTGTTTGTTGGAGTTATCGTCGCAGTCGGGCGGCTCCGCGGAGCGCTGGCGCTCGCCGCGCTAGGCGTGAGTGCCGGTGTGCTCCTGGCGTTCATGTTGCCCGCACTCATCACTGGCCGACCGGGGATTCTCGTCGGCATAGTCGGGGCAAGCGCGATCATGTTTGTCACGCTCTACTTCGTGCACGGTCTGAGCTACCGCACCACCTCCGCGCTTGTCGGCACCCTCGGCGGAGTGCTCATCATTGCCGGGGTTTCGATTCTCGCGATCCACATCACCCGCCTCAGTGGCGTTGATGAAGAGGGTTCCATACTGCTGACTAAGGTGAGCGGAGAGATCGACTTCCGAGCGTTATTGACCTGCGCGATCATCGTCGCGAGCCTCGGCATTCTCAACGATGTCACGATCACCCAGGCCTCCTCAGTCTGGGAACTGCGCGCTGCCGCCCCGCACCTAAAGCGACGCGACGTCTACGCCAGCGCAATGCGGATCGGACGCGATCACATCGCCTCCACCGTGTACACGGTATTCTTCGCCTACACCGGTGCCGCGCTGAGCGTGCTCATGGTGATGTACCTGCACAACCGGCCACTGCAATCACTGCTCACTATCGATACTCTCGCGATCGAGATCGTTCACACCCTCTGCGGTGGGATCGGGCTCGTCCTCGCCGTCCCCATCACTACCGCCGTCGCCGCATTGTTCATTCCTGCGGCGACGGCCGAAGCTTCTACGCCCGCAAAGACTATGCACCATGGCAATGAGAAGGTCGGCGATCGGAACTGA
- a CDS encoding helix-turn-helix domain-containing protein, whose protein sequence is MDEYGVSKLLDSHLREANGAYTVDAVSTHQRIILSHHRSSKSTWRWNAAGDDLGFVVIIISTSGTLSLTSPDITGRARPPGAHANGVRPTTGAVAVASTHRATLWFGGRDATCAIIWLPAKLLSDAGISLSTPMILGNTMLLDLLRVAITMSLRRRRTARLSAHEHQIMERVLFSLAFGVILEEHTERPPAEFGSHLERAHSIMLAKLADPKFDVAALADEMNLSRRQLQRLFNQFGTTPGRALRTLRIDVAMRLINDERRRYSKQQIAFRSGFKSVAALRRALESVELSPNAAFAEPDDTFGHP, encoded by the coding sequence TTGGACGAGTACGGGGTCTCGAAGCTACTCGATTCACACCTACGTGAAGCAAACGGGGCTTACACTGTCGATGCCGTCAGCACTCATCAGCGGATCATCCTGAGCCATCATCGGAGCTCGAAGTCGACCTGGCGATGGAACGCTGCCGGGGACGATCTCGGGTTTGTCGTGATCATCATCTCGACCAGCGGGACGCTCAGTCTCACCTCGCCTGACATCACCGGTCGAGCGAGGCCACCGGGTGCGCACGCGAACGGGGTGCGTCCGACGACGGGTGCTGTCGCTGTCGCCAGCACCCACCGCGCCACCTTGTGGTTCGGGGGTAGAGATGCGACCTGCGCGATCATCTGGTTACCGGCCAAGCTGCTCAGCGACGCCGGTATCAGCCTCTCCACGCCTATGATCCTGGGGAACACCATGCTGCTTGACCTGCTGCGGGTTGCGATCACGATGTCCTTGCGCAGGCGTCGCACCGCGCGTCTGTCCGCCCATGAGCACCAGATCATGGAGCGAGTGCTGTTCTCTCTCGCGTTCGGGGTGATTCTCGAAGAGCATACTGAGCGCCCTCCGGCAGAGTTCGGCTCGCATCTCGAGAGGGCTCACTCGATCATGTTGGCCAAGCTCGCCGACCCGAAGTTCGATGTTGCCGCGCTGGCAGATGAGATGAACCTGTCCAGGCGGCAGCTCCAACGGCTCTTCAACCAGTTCGGCACCACGCCGGGACGCGCGCTGCGCACGCTGCGGATCGATGTGGCCATGCGACTCATCAACGACGAGAGGCGGAGATATTCGAAGCAGCAGATCGCGTTTCGCTCTGGGTTCAAATCGGTAGCTGCGCTCCGGCGCGCGCTTGAATCCGTGGAGCTGAGCCCTAATGCGGCGTTCGCGGAGCCGGACGATACTTTCGGCCATCCATGA
- a CDS encoding class C sortase, translating into MKLSSQTKKRLPMQIMIVLGVALLTYHSAADWFATRNHNAELSGYVDAVEQMPKENRDAELALARSYNEKMPQGPLRDPYAYDVNPEQEDAAFTDYTKLLAAAPSGVMGRLSYPSAGINLPIYHGTADSVLSRGVGHLYGSSLPIGGEGTHSVLTSHSGLVNAKLFSELPAKTRVGDIFTVTVLGETSRYQVDQILTVLPDQSDALRIVPGEDYVTLITCTPIGVNSHRLLVRGTRIADLPEQEDQRQEVAGDGVTAGFPWWIVWLVGGVGLSVIVFLPLPRRDRIDEATAPGREQTDDVEALSSEETSELVR; encoded by the coding sequence ATGAAGCTGAGCTCGCAGACGAAGAAACGTCTTCCGATGCAGATCATGATCGTGCTCGGCGTGGCTTTGTTGACGTACCACTCCGCTGCCGACTGGTTCGCAACCCGCAATCACAATGCGGAGCTGTCCGGTTACGTCGATGCCGTCGAGCAGATGCCGAAAGAGAATCGTGACGCTGAACTCGCCCTCGCGCGCTCGTACAACGAGAAGATGCCGCAAGGACCGCTTCGCGATCCCTACGCTTATGATGTGAACCCGGAGCAGGAGGATGCTGCTTTCACGGACTATACGAAGCTTCTGGCGGCAGCGCCATCCGGCGTGATGGGGCGCCTGTCGTATCCTTCGGCGGGGATCAACCTGCCGATCTACCACGGCACAGCAGACTCCGTGCTCTCCCGCGGTGTCGGCCACCTGTACGGTTCCTCCTTGCCGATCGGAGGCGAAGGGACCCATTCGGTACTCACCTCTCATTCGGGACTGGTGAACGCGAAGCTGTTCTCGGAGCTACCGGCTAAGACCCGCGTGGGCGACATCTTTACGGTGACCGTGCTCGGCGAGACCAGTCGCTATCAGGTGGATCAGATCCTTACTGTTCTGCCGGATCAGAGCGATGCGCTGCGCATCGTGCCGGGAGAGGATTACGTCACACTCATCACTTGCACCCCTATCGGCGTCAATAGTCACCGGCTCCTCGTGCGGGGTACTCGGATCGCTGATCTCCCCGAGCAAGAGGATCAACGGCAGGAGGTGGCCGGCGATGGAGTCACCGCGGGATTCCCCTGGTGGATCGTGTGGCTCGTCGGCGGAGTCGGCTTGAGCGTGATCGTATTCCTCCCACTCCCAAGACGCGACCGCATCGACGAGGCGACTGCTCCGGGGCGGGAGCAGACTGA
- a CDS encoding SpaH/EbpB family LPXTG-anchored major pilin has protein sequence MTSPRKRGLLAGLSAVAAAALLVIGGGSAAQAAPIVDLDPDATATLNIHKFEQGDVLGVEANGLEQTVDMEPMGGITFTAKQVPGIDLSTNAGWEAAANLTLAQAQADTAAVAGTSATTDGTGLAQLSGLPLGLYLVTETGYPAGVTPSDPFLITLPLTHPTNTSEWLYDVHVYPKNSTTGITKTVEDADSVKLGDTVTWTINGDIPKVAELSGYRIVDPLDSKLEYVSPARVSLTGGGTLETGDYSIDYFAATNSVSVTLTDTGLAKLAAAWQADATAQVQVEIDTKVIASGEIANHAVLYPNEHSFTWDPNDPGYQPPCAEGETENCTPPGEPGGPVPSDPVETRFGGFTILKQDAKDTTKTLEGATFRVFTSRAAAEAFAADPSAGGFVTITTGTGASAVEQSEFVSDADGLAAIDGLRYSNFADGEEVAEGDAGYQSYWLLETVAPAGFELLAEPIEFTVTDQATEITLPVKNVPHNAGFELPLTGGAGTTVLTVLGLLLLAGGVTAAMLSRRKTGQQS, from the coding sequence GTGACCAGTCCACGTAAGAGAGGCCTGCTCGCGGGCCTGAGCGCGGTTGCTGCGGCAGCGCTGCTCGTGATCGGCGGAGGGTCGGCCGCGCAGGCCGCCCCGATCGTCGATCTCGATCCGGACGCGACCGCGACGCTCAACATCCACAAGTTCGAGCAGGGCGACGTGCTGGGCGTCGAGGCCAACGGCCTTGAGCAGACCGTCGATATGGAGCCGATGGGTGGCATCACCTTCACCGCGAAGCAGGTGCCCGGCATCGACCTCAGCACCAACGCTGGCTGGGAGGCCGCCGCGAATCTGACCCTCGCGCAGGCGCAGGCCGACACCGCAGCGGTCGCCGGTACCTCGGCGACCACCGACGGCACCGGACTGGCCCAGCTTTCGGGCCTGCCGTTGGGTCTGTACCTCGTGACCGAGACCGGCTACCCGGCCGGCGTCACTCCCTCGGATCCGTTCCTCATCACGCTGCCGCTCACGCACCCCACGAACACCAGCGAGTGGCTGTACGACGTGCACGTGTACCCGAAGAACTCGACCACCGGAATCACCAAGACCGTCGAAGACGCGGACAGCGTGAAGCTCGGTGACACCGTAACTTGGACGATCAACGGCGACATCCCGAAGGTGGCCGAGCTGAGCGGCTACCGCATCGTGGATCCGCTCGACTCGAAGCTTGAGTACGTCTCCCCGGCACGTGTGTCGCTCACCGGCGGCGGAACCCTCGAAACCGGCGACTACAGCATCGACTACTTCGCCGCGACCAACAGTGTCTCCGTCACCCTCACCGACACCGGTCTGGCGAAGCTGGCTGCTGCCTGGCAGGCCGACGCGACTGCCCAGGTGCAGGTTGAGATCGACACCAAGGTCATCGCCTCTGGCGAGATCGCCAACCACGCCGTGCTGTACCCGAACGAGCACAGCTTCACTTGGGATCCCAACGATCCCGGCTACCAGCCCCCGTGCGCTGAAGGCGAGACCGAGAACTGCACGCCTCCGGGTGAGCCCGGTGGTCCGGTTCCGTCGGATCCGGTGGAAACCCGCTTCGGTGGGTTCACGATCCTCAAGCAGGACGCGAAGGACACCACCAAGACTCTTGAGGGTGCGACCTTCCGCGTGTTCACCTCGCGTGCCGCTGCCGAGGCGTTCGCCGCCGATCCGTCTGCGGGTGGCTTCGTGACGATCACGACCGGCACCGGTGCCTCCGCCGTGGAGCAGTCGGAGTTCGTCTCGGACGCCGATGGCCTGGCAGCGATCGATGGTTTGCGCTACAGCAACTTCGCTGATGGTGAAGAGGTCGCTGAGGGCGACGCGGGTTACCAGAGCTACTGGCTGCTTGAGACCGTTGCTCCGGCGGGCTTCGAACTGCTTGCCGAGCCGATCGAGTTCACGGTCACGGATCAGGCGACCGAGATCACCCTGCCGGTGAAGAACGTGCCCCACAACGCCGGCTTCGAGCTCCCGCTCACCGGTGGTGCGGGCACCACCGTGCTCACCGTGCTCGGTCTGCTGCTTCTCGCGGGCGGTGTGACAGCTGCTATGTTGTCGCGTCGCAAGACCGGCCAGCAGAGCTGA